GACTCTTATCCCGACTCAAAAGTTGAGTGAAGCCGAGAATGGCATTAAGAGGTGTGCGTAATTCATGACTCATACTGGCTAGGAATTCGCTTTTTGCCTTGCTTGCCACTTCTGCCAAAGCCTTTGCTTTTTCCAATTCCAAAGTGCGTTGTTTTACTTTTTCTTCTAGATGCTCAAAATAGTCCTGTAATTTTTCTGCCATTATATTGAAGGAATTTGCCAGCTTTTCTAATTCTTTTATGCCACTAATTTTTATTCGAGATGATAGATTACCACTGGCAATTGTGGAGGCTGTTTTTTCAAGTTGCAATACGGGTTTTGCCAACCACTGGGCGGTTTTTATAGCAGAATATACGGAAGTCACTAAAACGACTATCGATAGTAAGATTGTGTTACGGATATTGCGGTTAATTTCTGCCAAAAAATCTGACTGGGGTACAGCTGCAATTATCAACCAATCCAAGCCGTAAGCATCTTGCCAGGGGTAGACAGAAATGAAGTATTTTTCTCCTTGGAAGTAAAATACCCAGTCTTTTTGCTGTTTTATTGTCTTATAATTTCCAGCCTTTTCTCTCACAAATTTGTCCAACTGCTGCCATAGAGGGTGGGGCAAGTTGCTGAGGTTATGGCGGTAAAATTTTTTATCTTTACCCTGCCAGGATACGGGGATACCGGCACCAGCGACTAAATTGCCATTTCGCTCAACAATTAAAATGTCACAGGAGGGGCTAAACTTAATTTCTCTTAAAAATTCGCCGAGGCTATCCAGGGAAATATCGATGTTTATAACCCCCAATATTTTGTTATTTTGCTTGTCAAAAATGGGCTGATTAGCAGAAATAGCTAAATAGCCGCCGGTAATTCTTCCTTCCCTTCCCCACTCTGTCACATAAACGTCACTCCAAATAGGTTTTCCTGCTTTGAGGGTTTGGGTGTAAAATTCGTCCACAATGGGGTCATAGTCGTCAGACTCCAGTAGATGGAGAATATTTCCTTCCCCGTCAGTGGCATGGGTGTAGTCTGCCAAACTGTTTGGGGAATGACGGGATACTACTATGCCATCATAGTCTGAATACCAACGGCCAGCACCAGCACCCCTTCTATCCTGTAGATAATAGCCTATAAAAGTTAATTGGGGGAATAGTTTTGCTTTTTTCCAGAAGTATGCGGCGGCATCTTCCAGGTTATAGATATTCAGTCTTCCTTTTTGAATGTCATCCAATACTATTTGATTCAGCTTATGGGGTAGACTCAAATAGTTGTCCAGATTTTGCACGACCCTTTCTAAAGCTTCTTGTTTTATTTGACTGACTAGGTTTTCAACAGCTTTTTGTCCATTTTTCCAGGACAAATAGATTACAATGGTGACTGGTAAAACAATTTGGATTACTACTGGTATTGTGAGGACAAATTTTAGGGGTATGGATTTTGGGGGCATTTTTCTCCATTGTATATCCCTGTGAAGGAAATATTACTCAACGGCCAGAGAAAAACTGCTTCTCACCCTCATTGTAAATTATCTTATTTAAGGGGGGGAATATTAATGGGGAGACAGGTGTTTTTTGTTATCACTGTGGAAGGCGGAGAAATATTTGCTTTGGGAGTTTGAATAAAAACTAAACAATAAACCCCAATCTTTCCCACCTACATTTTATCCCCTAGATAGTATTCATGACGGATAAAGGGCAATGCCACCACTTCTCCTTTTTCACTCCCCACAATGACTTGTAAGCCTTCTCCGCCGGCTTTGGTGCGAATATATCCCAAGGCAAAACTCAATTCTTCTGTGTGGAAATAACTGGTGAGTTTCCCTACTTTTTCTTCTCCCACTGTGATGTGGATATCTGTGTCTGGGTTAATTTTTCCGGTTAATTTAATGCCCCAGAGTCGTTGTTTTACCCCCCTATATGTGTTTAAACGGGCAATGGTTTCTTGTCCGATATAACAGCCTTTGTTGAAGGAGACGGCATGCCATAAACCTGCCTCTAGTGGGTTATAATCTTCAGTTAATTCATGGTAAACTGCTGGCCTACCTCTGAGTATTCTGAGCCTTTCCCAGGCCTCTTCGTCGATTATTTCAAGAGGAAGATTAGCTAGTTTTTCCCATAAGAAATCAGCCTTTTCTCTAGACACAATAAGGTTGTATCCTGGGAGTTTTAGGTTACAACCGACCGTGACAAAAACCTCAATGCCATCGATTTTAACTGAAAAGTGTTGAAATTCAGGGGCAGACAGGACTGAAGATTCGAAGCAGTTTGCCAAAAGATTATTTGCCAAAAGATGTGTACTTTGTTTGCCAATGAGGGTAAAAATACTAAACTGAGAAGAAATGTCCCTTAATTGTACCTTATCAAAGGGAAAAATATAACGATCCATCCACTGATAAAGTCTTTGATTTTCGCCGGGAGACACTAGCAATAAAATGTCTTCTTGCCTGACGTAGGCGGAGACTAAGTCAATGTTTCTGCCAGTGGAAGTAACAAAGACAGTATCACAACCTTCGCCGGGTTTCAAAGCCTGAATATTATTTGTAGTTTGGTTGTGAAGAAAGCGAATTCTGTCATCGCCACTAAGGGTTAACAATCCCCAATGACTCCGATTACAGAGGTAAACATTGTTAGTAAAATCAAAAAAAGGGATGGCCGTCATGGGCGAAAATCAACCTTATATGGTACTATTAATCACCATTAAAACATATGCCAGGTTTGAGGAGGAGATGTGATGAGTGCGGAAAGCATGTTGTTTAATGGCGCAATTCTTTGCTTTACGGTTGTCTTGATTGGTTTAGCCTGGGGGTTTCTCTTGTTAAAACTGACAGGGGAAATCAAATAGTCTTTCCTTATGTGTTCTTTACAAATCTTTACTTATTCCGCGAAAAGGGGGAACGACTGATAGAATCTTATAATGGATTCCTATAAGAAGGGGGGACAGGGGGCTATGGGGAGGGTTGGCGATACCAGTAGTCAGTCTAATTAGTTTAGTCCAATTAGTTTTGTCTAATTGGTACTTGCCCATGCATGGTGGTGTCAACCCGCCCGCCGCCCTATTGTAACCCCAGTGGGGATCGAGGCGGCTTTTTCCAAAGGGCTGCCAGAGGGATAGGATTTTATAATTTATAAGCTAGAGTGCAATAACTTAAACAGATATAAACTCAGGAGAAAAGATAGGATTTTGGAGGTAAGGAATTCATGAAAATGTGGCGTAGAGTTGTTTGGATGGTGGG
This sequence is a window from Geminocystis sp. M7585_C2015_104. Protein-coding genes within it:
- a CDS encoding response regulator; translated protein: MPPKSIPLKFVLTIPVVIQIVLPVTIVIYLSWKNGQKAVENLVSQIKQEALERVVQNLDNYLSLPHKLNQIVLDDIQKGRLNIYNLEDAAAYFWKKAKLFPQLTFIGYYLQDRRGAGAGRWYSDYDGIVVSRHSPNSLADYTHATDGEGNILHLLESDDYDPIVDEFYTQTLKAGKPIWSDVYVTEWGREGRITGGYLAISANQPIFDKQNNKILGVINIDISLDSLGEFLREIKFSPSCDILIVERNGNLVAGAGIPVSWQGKDKKFYRHNLSNLPHPLWQQLDKFVREKAGNYKTIKQQKDWVFYFQGEKYFISVYPWQDAYGLDWLIIAAVPQSDFLAEINRNIRNTILLSIVVLVTSVYSAIKTAQWLAKPVLQLEKTASTIASGNLSSRIKISGIKELEKLANSFNIMAEKLQDYFEHLEEKVKQRTLELEKAKALAEVASKAKSEFLASMSHELRTPLNAILGFTQLLSRDKSLSKEHLETITIINRSGEYLLTLINDVLDMAKIESGKMTLQTTAVDIHQTLELVREMFRENAHRKNLRLEIRKSQDLPQTVKTDAQKLRQVLVNLVSNAIKFTDKGGVVVSAWLDSVEGNGEANRVKLGFAVSDTGVGISPEEIGDLFQPFVQTSAGKNLQKGTGLGLAICKNFVELMGGKITVESERGKGSTFRFYILAELAEQKNPPPTTSTPRVIGISSKRHCKILIADDDKNNRDILTALLKPVGFEVKEAENGKEAVAFWQSWQPHLIWMDLHMPVMDGFAAAATIRHQAGGNTPVIIALTASSLTEEAIANIPNTHLFDEIVRKPFRENVIFETMAKFLGITYIYENREDLGVTHHLTPEDLLVMPPRWLDQLYHAAVQLNRSKLEELLTEIPPQFPSLIKKLEVIIRNFDFDHLLTILDGIR
- a CDS encoding folate-binding protein YgfZ, giving the protein MTAIPFFDFTNNVYLCNRSHWGLLTLSGDDRIRFLHNQTTNNIQALKPGEGCDTVFVTSTGRNIDLVSAYVRQEDILLLVSPGENQRLYQWMDRYIFPFDKVQLRDISSQFSIFTLIGKQSTHLLANNLLANCFESSVLSAPEFQHFSVKIDGIEVFVTVGCNLKLPGYNLIVSREKADFLWEKLANLPLEIIDEEAWERLRILRGRPAVYHELTEDYNPLEAGLWHAVSFNKGCYIGQETIARLNTYRGVKQRLWGIKLTGKINPDTDIHITVGEEKVGKLTSYFHTEELSFALGYIRTKAGGEGLQVIVGSEKGEVVALPFIRHEYYLGDKM
- a CDS encoding PetM family cytochrome b6-f complex subunit 7, with the protein product MSAESMLFNGAILCFTVVLIGLAWGFLLLKLTGEIK